A region of the Polaribacter sp. L3A8 genome:
GTACAGATGGTAATAGCGATGGTATTCCAGACAATTACCCGAATGGAGATACAGACGGAGATGGTCTTTTAGATAGTACAGACTTAGATGCAGACAACGATGGTATTCCAGATCTTGTGGAAGCAGGTGGTATTGACACCAATGGTGACGGACGTGTAGACACAAACACAGATGCAGACAAAGATGGTTTGGCAGATATTTATGATGAAAACGCAACAGACGGTCCAGGTCCTGACGGTACAAATGGTATAGCCTTGGTAGAAACTGATGCCGCTGGTAATATGCTAGATGGCGCTGGTAATTCTATTGATAGTGATTCCGATGGAATTGCAGATCATTTAGACTTAGATGCAGACAACGATGGTATTCCAGATCTTGTGGAAGCAGGTGGTATTGACACCAATGGTGACGGACGTGTAGACACAAATACGGATGCAGACAAAGATGGTTTGGCAGATATTTATGATGAAAACGCAACAGACGGTCCAGGTCCTGATGGTACAAATGGTACAGCCTTGGTAGAAACTGATGCTGCTGGTAATATGCTAGATGGCGCTGGTAATTCTATTGATAGTGATTCCGATGGAATTGCGGATCATTTAGATTTAGATGCAGACAACGATGGTATTCCAGACTTAATAGAAGCAGGTGGTGTAGATACTAATGGAGATGGTTTAGTAGACACAAATACAGATGCAGACAAAGATGGTTTGGCAGATATTTATGATCAAAACGCAACAGACGGTCCAGGTCCTGACGGTACAAATGGTACGGCACTGATAGAAACAGATAGTGCTGGTAATATGATTGGTGGTAATGGTAATACTGTTGATACCGATGGTGATGGAATTCCGAATCATTTAGACCTAGATTCTGACAACGATGGTATTGTAGATCTTATTGAAGCAGGCGGAACAGATACTAACAAAGATGGTAAAGTAGACACTACAACAGATACGGACAATGATGGTTTTGATGACGCTGTAGATGGCTCTATAGGTACGCCTTTAATTACAACTACTGCTGATACAAACAATGATGGAATAGCAGATACATACACAAATGGAGATGCTGATTCAGATAATTTCCCTAACTTTTTAGACATTGATGCAGATAACGATGGAATCCCTGATAATATTGAAGGACAAACTACTAGTGGTTACATAACTCCAAGTGGCATTGGTACTGCTATGGCAGACACAAATAATAATGGTGTAGATGATAATTATGAAACAAGTGGAATTGGTTTTGTCCCAGAAAACACAGACGGTACAGATTTAGCAGATTATTTAGATACAGACTCAGACAATGATGGTATTCTTGATATTGCTGAAAACGGACATACAGCAAATGTTGCTTCAGGAAATGATGCGGATAAAGATGGATTAGACGATGCTTTTGATGATAATGATGATTCTGCAACTAATGGTGCTACCGTAAACGATGGTGCTAATGGTAATAACGCAATAACTACTTTAACTACTTTAGAGAATTCTTTTGGTGATGAAGATAATGACTTTAATCCTGGTACAGGCGATCTTGATTATAGAGATATACCTTCCGCAGCAAACGCAATGATTACCCAAGTATATCAATTTGGTGCTGATACTGATGCGGTTAAGGAAAGATGGATTGAAATTACCAATATAGGTGTAACAGATATCCCTGCAAATACCATTAAAGTACAATTGTACAAAGATAAATCAGGAGATCAAACAGGTATTGCTCCAGATGTTTCTTATACAGTTGGTACCATACTAGAAGCTGGTAATTCTGTTTTATTTAAACAATCTACTAATTCAATAATTCTGACTGGTGAAATAGCTTCTGATGCAACCTCTATAGAAAATGATGCATTAACTGATATTAATGGAGCTGATGATATTATTACGCTTTCAACAGCAGAAGGAATTTATTCATGGGCAAATAGATATGACATCGTTTCTAGTGTAACTAACAATACTTCAGTTGTAAGAATTGATGAAACGTTAACACCTAACAAAAATTATGACGCTATTGAATGGATTGTATTTATTGATGATGCAATAGCTCCTTATCAATCTGGATATGGAGGAGATGATACAGATACTAAAAGACACCCTCAAGATCCATTAATCTCTGAAATAAAAAATTCTGATAAACAAGCTAATACACTATTAGGTCTGCATAGAATTAGAAAAACGATTAGAGAAAGCGGTGATTGGAGTAATGGTTTTCCAGACAGATCACGTTACGTTGTAATTGACGAATATTACAATCATACTGGTAGCAGAATAAGTGCTAGAAAACTAGATGTAAACTCTGCTAAAGAACTAAGGGTAACAGACAATCTATTAGTAGTTACAAATGGTATTCTATTAGATGGAGACATTCGACTATCGGGTCCTACTGCTCAATTAGTGCAAACACACATGAGTACTAGTACTATTACAAGTACTGTTCCTGGAACTATAGGTACATTATTTGTAGACCAAGAATCTAAGGTACCTAGCTTATATCGTTACAACTATATGAGTTCTCCTGTTACAAGTATTGGAACAGACAACTATTCCCTTATTAAAGTTCTTAAAGATGGTACAACACCCAATACCCCTAAAGACATTACTTTTGTTACAGGGTATGATGGTTCTTTTGATGCTACCAACACAGCAGCTATTTCATTAGCAGATTACTGGGTCTATACCTATGCTCCGGGTGTTAACGGAAGATCTAATTGGGTACATAAATACAGACGTGGCACCATAAAAAGAGGTGATGGATTTATCTTTAAAGGACCTGGTAAAATACAAAACTATACTTTTTCGGGAACCCCTAATGACGGTAAATTTACATCAGAAAATGAAATTGATACCGGAGAATCTTATTTAATTGGTAACCCTTTCCCTTCTGCTATGAATGCTAGAAAATTTATAGACGATAATTTCGACGCTACTACCGGAACGTTATATTTCTGGCAACATGTTGGAGAAAATGATGCACAAGGAACTGTTGGACATAACTTTGCTGGATATATTGGTGGTTATGCTTCGCAAAATAAAATTACCTCTACAAACGCATATACTGCACATCTTACAGGAGCTGTACAATATACACTTCAGGCTGAAGATGCAGAATATACAGGAGAAGTAACTCCACTTGAACCTAATGCTGGAATCTCATTAAACCAAACTGATTATCTGAAATTTTCTAATATTTCTAATGGTGTAGATATCTTAAAAATAACGTATGCAGCTCTGGTTGATAAAAATCTAAAAATTAGAGTCAACAATGAAGATAGAGGTGAAATTACTTTTACGGGTACAAGCAATAATTATATAGAACAAACAATTACTTTTTGTGTACAAGCAGGTAGTGACATTACATTAACTTCTACAGACGATGGAAATACTATTAAAATTGACCAAATAGTATTTGAAGATCAAGATGGTTACATTGCTTGTTCTGGTGTTGGTAATGAAAACAATAAATACGATAACCCACTACCTTACATTGCAGTTGGTCAAGGATTCTTTGTAATAGGAGGTAATACTAAAGATAAAATTGTATTTAACAACAGCCAAAGAGCATATGTTACTGAAGAATCTGGAGAATCTGTCCTTTTTAAAAGTGAAAAGAAAACGCTAAAGAAATCGCCTACAGAAGAATTACCTATTTTAAAACTTGGTATGAACTACGCAAATGCTGTAGGAAATAATTTTCATCGCCAGATTGCCATATCTTTTGACAAAGCAAATTCTTTTGCCTATGAAAAAGGATTTGATTCTCAAATGTATGATATCAATCCGACGGACTTCTATTGGAAGTTTCCTAACGACACCAACGGTTATGTAATTGCTGGGGTGCAAGAAATATCTGATGCTTTAGAAGTACCCTTAGAAATTGTTGTAAGTAAAAATAGTGTTATTACAATTGTAATTGATGAAACCACAAACATCAACCAAGACATATACATAAAAGATAAACTTACAGGTAAAACACAACAATTAAATAATGCAAGTGCTAGTTATCAATTAAAAACAGGTACCTACACAGACAGATTTGTTTTAGCCTTTGTTGCCAAAGATGCATCCCTTAATTTAGAAGATGATATCTTAGCAAAACAAACAAGTATATTTGCTGATAATAAAAATCATAATATTGTGATTTCTAAAAATCAAGAAATACACATCAATAATGTAACGTTATTTGATCTACTAGGAAAAGAAGTAACTATTTGGAACATCAATGAACAAAAAGAGACTTACCAATTAGAAATCAAAAAACAAATACCAACAGGTATTTACATTGTAAAAATGAAAACAGACAAAGGAACAATCAATAAGAAAATTGTTATTGAGTAAAACAGTCTTTATATTTTGACTGACTAAAAATAGATTAACAATTATTAAATTTAAACCAGTGAATTAATTTTCACTGGTTTTTTTATTTATTGAAAATTAAAAATAAGATATACGATGTCCTTTTTATCAACTTTACTTTTTTGTCTTTTGATGAGAAGTTGATAAATAAAAACTACATAATTAATTTCAATAAAAAAATATTGACTTCGTTTATACTCAAAAAATCATTACAATTTAAATATCATTATTTCTACTCATTTTCACTATTCTTGTATCTTAACTGGCAATCAGTTTTAATAATTGTAAAATAGTAAAAAACATACCTTTTATTAAATATTCACTTGTTATTACCTCTCCTACAAAGTCTAAATAATAGAGCTTCTAACCACCTACTACCCTACTCTTGTAAAGTAATTTGAAGTCAAAATATTTGGCTTCAAACGGACATATTGTTCCTTAAAATTAGCTCTAAAAACAAAAAAAGAACTTAAAAGTGACTTCTAGAATATAGAAGTGTCTTAATAAGAGTACTAAGTAAATAATAAGAAGTACTTTTGCACCTTAAAATTTTTTTTATGTTTAAATATTTAAAAAAAACGAAAATATTTGGGGGAATATTTCGTTTTCATGTATTTAACCCTGCTAGTTATGCCTTGCTAAATTTAAAAACAGCATCGAAACTAAAACTAAACAAGGCTCATTACCTTATAATATCAACACTTTTTTTATTAGCATTTCAGAATGTATCCGGACAAAATCATCCGATTTTTCCGAATACTCAAATATTAAAACAAGGCTTAGACAAACAACCGGGAGCCATTTATTTAATTAAGGATGTACAAATTGGTGCTAACCGAAGCGACATCAATGTAGATGCTCTTTTAAAGATTGTATCATTTACAGGTACACCTGTTATTTCTAATATTGATCAAACTCAATTTGTAGAAGATAGATTTGAACCAATTATTACATACGATACTCCGGGTGAAGCTGTACATTGGCAAATAGAGTTTATTATAGCAGGATCTGCAGACTCTAATTTAAATGATGCAATAACCTTTCCTTTAGAATCTTATACTTTAGAAGTTATAGATTTAGATGCAGGAGAATGGGTAGAAGTATCA
Encoded here:
- a CDS encoding T9SS type A sorting domain-containing protein, which translates into the protein MEAGGIDTNGDGRVDTNTDADKDGLADIYDENATDGPGPDGTNGTALVETDATGNMLDGAGNSIDSDSDGIADHLDLDADNDGIPDLIEAGGVDTNGDGLVDTNTDADKDGLADIYDQNATDGPGPDGTNGTALIETDSAGNMIGGNGNTVDTDGDGIPNHLDLDSDNDGIVDLIEAGGTDTNKDGKVDTTTDTDNDGFDDAVDGSIGTPLITTTADTNNDGIADTYTNGDADSDNFPNFLDIDADNDGIPDNIEGQTTSGYITPSGIGTAMADTNNNGVDDNYETSGIGFVPENTDGTDLADYLDTDSDNDGILDIAENGHTANVASGNDADKDGLDDAFDDNDDSATNGATVNDGANGNNAITTLTTLENSFGDEDNDFNPNNPATGNLDYRDIKDTDKDGIPDSVDLDDDNDGIPDTAENGVNFADGDEDGDGIPNYKDTTDNGNGGDGSTTDYTDSNNDGIPDVYDTDGDGIPNHLDLDTDNDGIPDIVEAGGVDTNGDGVIDYPTPGDPTTMVDLDGDGLADTYDDTDTAGSSTGWSAGTPISNPDSDGDGIPNAQDLDADNDGIPDVVEAGGTDANGDGRADNFVDIDNDGFNDLVDGDINGTTDPTKALIITGTDGNSDGIPDNYPNGDTDGDGLLDSTDLDADNDGIPDLVEAGGIDTNGDGRVDTNTDADKDGLADIYDENATDGPGPDGTNGIALVETDAAGNMLDGAGNSIDSDSDGIADHLDLDADNDGIPDLVEAGGIDTNGDGRVDTNTDADKDGLADIYDENATDGPGPDGTNGTALVETDAAGNMLDGAGNSIDSDSDGIADHLDLDADNDGIPDLIEAGGVDTNGDGLVDTNTDADKDGLADIYDQNATDGPGPDGTNGTALIETDSAGNMIGGNGNTVDTDGDGIPNHLDLDSDNDGIVDLIEAGGTDTNKDGKVDTTTDTDNDGFDDAVDGSIGTPLITTTADTNNDGIADTYTNGDADSDNFPNFLDIDADNDGIPDNIEGQTTSGYITPSGIGTAMADTNNNGVDDNYETSGIGFVPENTDGTDLADYLDTDSDNDGILDIAENGHTANVASGNDADKDGLDDAFDDNDDSATNGATVNDGANGNNAITTLTTLENSFGDEDNDFNPGTGDLDYRDIPSAANAMITQVYQFGADTDAVKERWIEITNIGVTDIPANTIKVQLYKDKSGDQTGIAPDVSYTVGTILEAGNSVLFKQSTNSIILTGEIASDATSIENDALTDINGADDIITLSTAEGIYSWANRYDIVSSVTNNTSVVRIDETLTPNKNYDAIEWIVFIDDAIAPYQSGYGGDDTDTKRHPQDPLISEIKNSDKQANTLLGLHRIRKTIRESGDWSNGFPDRSRYVVIDEYYNHTGSRISARKLDVNSAKELRVTDNLLVVTNGILLDGDIRLSGPTAQLVQTHMSTSTITSTVPGTIGTLFVDQESKVPSLYRYNYMSSPVTSIGTDNYSLIKVLKDGTTPNTPKDITFVTGYDGSFDATNTAAISLADYWVYTYAPGVNGRSNWVHKYRRGTIKRGDGFIFKGPGKIQNYTFSGTPNDGKFTSENEIDTGESYLIGNPFPSAMNARKFIDDNFDATTGTLYFWQHVGENDAQGTVGHNFAGYIGGYASQNKITSTNAYTAHLTGAVQYTLQAEDAEYTGEVTPLEPNAGISLNQTDYLKFSNISNGVDILKITYAALVDKNLKIRVNNEDRGEITFTGTSNNYIEQTITFCVQAGSDITLTSTDDGNTIKIDQIVFEDQDGYIACSGVGNENNKYDNPLPYIAVGQGFFVIGGNTKDKIVFNNSQRAYVTEESGESVLFKSEKKTLKKSPTEELPILKLGMNYANAVGNNFHRQIAISFDKANSFAYEKGFDSQMYDINPTDFYWKFPNDTNGYVIAGVQEISDALEVPLEIVVSKNSVITIVIDETTNINQDIYIKDKLTGKTQQLNNASASYQLKTGTYTDRFVLAFVAKDASLNLEDDILAKQTSIFADNKNHNIVISKNQEIHINNVTLFDLLGKEVTIWNINEQKETYQLEIKKQIPTGIYIVKMKTDKGTINKKIVIE